The stretch of DNA CAGGCTGTAGGGGAATTCAGCCCCGCTGGCAGAGGGCGTTCCGAGATCGGTGATCAAGGCCACCGAGCGGAATACCCCTTCAAAACCAAACGAGATGATTTCGGTCAGGTAATAATCAAAGCCGACATCAATCTGTGTCCCCAATCCGACCCCTCCGGTATTGTTCGCCTGAAAACGGCCTTCGGTCAGCCAGTAGATGCCAAGTCCGGTACCCAAATAGGGGTCAAACCGTGGTTCTCCCTGGAGCAGATAAAATTTGATGTCCATCACGGGCATGCCGAGGAAGAGAATACCGGTATCATTTTTGCCAGCGCTGTTCGGGTCTTCGTCACCATCCTGCGTTGTCATGAGAAAAGAGGTCTGGAAGGCGACCTGCTCGTGAAACCGGTATTGAAAGAACATATGGCCACCGATGCCTGGGTCCAGGACGGGGATGGTGTCAACGAGGAAGATATTGCCAATCGGTCCCAGACCGATTGAAAAACCTTGTCGGGCCTCCGTGATTCTTGCTGCAAGGGAAAAAACGACAACGGTTACGAGAAAAGCAAACTTCCGATTCATAAGAGAAACTCCTTTTACGTCCGCTTTAGTAGCTTGTGTGTTCTCAAGCGTCAACCCTTACGTTTCGTCCTCTCAAGTGAATTTTTCCCTCTCCAAAAAGACGAATCACCTCGGGGTAGAGCCGGTGTTCAACCGAGTGAATTTTTTGTGAGAGCGTTTCGAGGGAATCGTTTTGTTCAACCGGGACCACTTCCTGTTTGATGATGGGGCCCGTGTCGACCCCCTCATCGACAAAGTGGACGGTCGCGCCGGTCTTTTTGACCCCCGCCTTGAGGGCGTTCTGGATCGCATCGGTCCCCGGAAATTGAGGGAGGAGGGCGGGGTGGATATTCAAAAGACGCCCATAATATTTTCGGACAAACAACGGAGTCAGGATTCTCATGAAACCAGCCAGTACGACCAGCTTGATTTGATGTTGTTCGAGATGATGGATGAGCGCCTCATCGAACGATTCACGACTTTGAAACTCCTTGGGATCAACGACGACCGTCGGCACTTTGTAATCGGAGGCCCTTCTCAAACCGAGAGCCTCTTTTCGATTGCTCAGCACGAGGGCTACATGAAAGGGACAGGGGCTGTGTTGATGCCACTCTTTCTCATAATCAAGAATCGCCTGCAGGTTGGTCCCTTCGCCTGAGATCAGGACGGCGACGTTCATCGATGGACCTTCAGGGCCGATTCGTTGCTCGGACGAGAGGCGATACGCCCGATCCTCCAGGCCTTTTCACCTTGTCCACGGAGTTTTAAAAGAATTGGATCAACATCGGCAGGGGAGACGATCATTACGAGACCGATGCCAAGATTTAAGACGCGCTCCATCTCCTGATCGGTGAGATTTCCCCATTCCTTGAGGAGGTCGAAGATTGGTGGAGTTGGCCAGGCCTTTCTCTCAACAATGACCTGACACCCGTGCGGGAGAATGCGGACAATATTTTCGAGCCCGCCGCCCGTAATATGGACGATCCCTTTCAGGGCAAATTCGTTTTTAAATGATTCCAGAAGCGGCCCGTAGAGTCGTGTCGGTTCAAGCAGAACGTCACCGAGCGGTCGTGTGAGGGGAGGGTAGGTTTTTTTAAGTGACAATTTCCGATCGGCAATGATTTTACGGATAAGCGAAAAACCGTTCGAATGGGGACCGGAGGAGGCGAGTCCGATCAGTTCATCTCCGGGGGCGATTTGGCTTCCATCGATAATGTTCCCCCTGTTTACAATACCGACGATAAATCCGGCGAGGTCAAAGTCCCCCTTTTGGTAGACGGACGGCATCTCGGCGGTCTCACCGCCCAGAACAGAACAGCCGATCGTGCGGCAGGCCTCAGTCATCCCCTGAACCACTTGCACTGCTTCGTCGGGGTCCAGATGACCTGTCGCATAGTAGTCAAGGAAGAAGAGCGGATCAGCCCCAAGACAGAGGATATCGTTGGCGTTCATCGCGACGAGGTCCTGGCCTAATCCCTTCAGGCTCTTCATCTCAATAGCGACCTTGAGCTTCGTCCCGACGCCATCGGTTGAGGCACAAAGGACAGGGTTGTTATATTTTTTGAGATCAGGGACGAAGAGTCCGGCGAAGTGGCCAATCCCCCCCAAGACGCCGGGGCGTTCGGTCTTTTTGACGAGCGGTTTAATCCGCTGGATAAAAAGGTCAGCGATGTCGATATCAACGCCGGATTCTTTGTAAGTTGTTGTTGGGTAAGCCACTTTTGATCGACGCAGTGATTAGCCCTTAAGCCTAAAGGGAGTCAAATGAAAAGCTAACAGGTCTCCTCGAACACTAGAATGGGTGAGAGACTACTGGCTGCAGGTTGCGCTCCCATAGGTCACCGTACAGGAGGTACCGAGCTCGTTATCACCAATACCAATCCCCGGCACACCGTCACAGTCGTTTAGCTCGTCCTCCGCAGCAACCGTCAATGTCTCCACGAAGGCAGTACAACTAAATGGGGAGAGATTCCCTTGAAGACCTTGTACATAGGTAAAGGTACAACCGGCACCGCTTGTATAAGATCTGCTGGTTGAGACAGACCAAGTCATCGATGACTTGGTGCCACCACCGGTGGTGGTATCAATGATCCCCATTAAAGGCACTGTTACATTATAGGATTCAAACAAGGGATCGGAAATTGGCAATGAAGCCGAAAAGCCACTTCCTGACTGACTCGAAATAGTCATTGAATCAGTACCGCCGGCATCACTAACATCTAAGAAACTACATGTGCTGGCAGATATGGCACCCCTCGTCACCGTAAAGGTCGACGGAAGATTAACAGATTGCTGTTGTTGCTGTTGCGAAGAACAATCACTCGCACA from Deltaproteobacteria bacterium encodes:
- a CDS encoding phosphoribosylformylglycinamidine cyclo-ligase encodes the protein MAYPTTTYKESGVDIDIADLFIQRIKPLVKKTERPGVLGGIGHFAGLFVPDLKKYNNPVLCASTDGVGTKLKVAIEMKSLKGLGQDLVAMNANDILCLGADPLFFLDYYATGHLDPDEAVQVVQGMTEACRTIGCSVLGGETAEMPSVYQKGDFDLAGFIVGIVNRGNIIDGSQIAPGDELIGLASSGPHSNGFSLIRKIIADRKLSLKKTYPPLTRPLGDVLLEPTRLYGPLLESFKNEFALKGIVHITGGGLENIVRILPHGCQVIVERKAWPTPPIFDLLKEWGNLTDQEMERVLNLGIGLVMIVSPADVDPILLKLRGQGEKAWRIGRIASRPSNESALKVHR
- the purN gene encoding phosphoribosylglycinamide formyltransferase; this translates as MNVAVLISGEGTNLQAILDYEKEWHQHSPCPFHVALVLSNRKEALGLRRASDYKVPTVVVDPKEFQSRESFDEALIHHLEQHQIKLVVLAGFMRILTPLFVRKYYGRLLNIHPALLPQFPGTDAIQNALKAGVKKTGATVHFVDEGVDTGPIIKQEVVPVEQNDSLETLSQKIHSVEHRLYPEVIRLFGEGKIHLRGRNVRVDA